One genomic window of Diospyros lotus cultivar Yz01 chromosome 8, ASM1463336v1, whole genome shotgun sequence includes the following:
- the LOC127807695 gene encoding uncharacterized protein LOC127807695 translates to MKEKEFVQEFLSHVSGIVNQMKFYGENISNKTVVNKVLRSLTSKFEHIVTVIEKSKDLTTYTFDELMGSLLAHEGRLNRSREKVEEKAFQAKGESPYKGKLENSGDRGQSRGGFRGRGHGGEVEEEANPVINASIKVTFNVITARSLATKKLIVGPGRRMSKNKPILLRKLNKKSSFRELDESQRSEVRLGDDNQMQVEGKCTIAIKTSQGNVKLLHDVQYAPNLAHNLLSVGQLMDGGYSILFDDNSCFVKDKKSG, encoded by the exons ATGAAAGAGAAAGAATTTGTGCAAGAATTTTTGTCTCATGTGTCTGGAATTGTTAATCAAATGAagttttatggagaaaatattaGTAATAAGACTGTTGTTAACAAGGTTTTGAGGAGtttaacctcaaaatttgaacaTATTGTTACTGTAATTGAAAAATCTAAGGACTTGACAACTTATACTTTTGATGAATTAATGGGTTCTTTGTTAGCCCATGAGGGTAGGCTTAACAGGTCCCGTGAAAAGGTTGAGGAGAAGGCTTTTCAAGCGAAGGGAGAGTCTCCGTACAAGGGAAAGTTAGAAAATTCAGGAGATCGCGGACAAAGTAGGGGTGGCTTTCGTGGTCGAGGCCATGGCGGAG agGTAGAGGAAGAGGCCAATCCGGTGATCAATGCCAGCATAAAAGTAACATTCAATGTCATTACTGCAAGAAGTTTGGCCACAAAGAAGCTGATTGTTGGGCCAGGCAGAAGAATGAGCAAAAACAAGCCAATTTTATTGAGAAAGCTGAATAAGAAA TCGTCATTTAGAGAACTTGACGAGTCACAGAGAAGTGAAGTTCGTCTCGGTGACGACAACCAGATGCAAGTTGAAGGGAAATGTACAATTGCCATAAAAACCTCACAGGGTAATGTAAAACTTCTCCATGATGTGCAATATGCCCCTAATCTAGCTCATAATTTGTTGAGTGTTGGGCAATTGATGGATGGTGGATACTCTATTTTGTTCGATGATAATTCTTGCTTCGTCAAAGATAAGAAATCAGGTTAG
- the LOC127807267 gene encoding protein PHOSPHATE-INDUCED 1-like, with product MASFASQLVPQLLLLISLFHFSLAARSLDQLVQEQPSSTFRYHNGPLLYGKISVNLIWYGKFKPAQRSIVSDFITSLSSSSSSKPSVAGWWKTTEKYYRLAAKTKKLASTPSLSLGKQILDEGYSMGKSLSDAQIKQLAAKGGNMYAVNVVLTASDVVVGGFCMSRCGTHGSSGSGKSHKFAYIWVGNSETQCPGQCAWPFHQPIYGPQSPPLVAPNGDVGVDGMVINLASLLAGTATNPFGNGFYQGSADAPLEAASACPGVYAKGAYPGYAGELLVDPATRASYNAHGANGRKYLVPALYDPATSSCATLV from the coding sequence ATGGCTTCGTTTGCTTCACAGTTGGTCCCGCAGCTTCTCCttctcatctctctcttccATTTCTCACTCGCTGCCAGAAGCCTGGACCAGTTGGTTCAGGAGCAGCCAAGCTCCACCTTTCGATACCACAATGGCCCCCTTCTCTACGGAAAAATCTCTGTTAATCTCATCTGGTATGGCAAGTTCAAGCCTGCCCAGCGATCCATCGTCTCCGATTTCATCACATCGCTGTCCTCTTCTTCGTCTTCCAAGCCCTCCGTCGCCGGCTGGTGGAAGACCACCGAGAAGTACTACCGCCTCGCCGCCAAGACCAAGAAGCTCGCCTCCACCCCTTCCCTGTCTCTGGGAAAGCAAATTCTGGACGAGGGCTATTCAATGGGGAAATCTCTCTCAGATGCCCAGATCAAACAGTTGGCGGCAAAGGGCGGGAACATGTACGCCGTTAACGTCGTTCTCACCGCTTCCGACGTCGTCGTCGGCGGATTTTGCATGAGCCGGTGCGGAACCCACGGATCTTCCGGGAGCGGAAAATCCCACAAGTTCGCGTACATCTGGGTCGGGAACTCGGAGACTCAGTGCCCGGGTCAGTGCGCCTGGCCGTTCCACCAGCCGATCTACGGCCCGCAGAGCCCGCCGCTGGTGGCCCCCAACGGCGACGTAGGAGTCGACGGGATGGTGATCAACCTTGCCAGCCTCCTGGCCGGAACCGCCACGAACCCGTTTGGAAATGGGTTCTACCAGGGCTCCGCCGATGCGCCACTGGAGGCGGCGTCAGCTTGTCCCGGAGTTTACGCAAAAGGGGCTTATCCCGGCTACGCCGGCGAATTGTTGGTGGATCCGGCGACGAGAGCTAGCTACAACGCGCATGGCGCTAATGGGAGGAAGTACTTGGTTCCGGCGTTGTACGATCCGGCGACGTCTTCTTGCGCCACTCTGGTGTGA
- the LOC127807240 gene encoding protein PHOSPHATE-INDUCED 1-like — MASFVLQFVPQLVVLISLFHLSMAARNLEQLVQDQTSSTLRYHNGPLLYGKISVNLIWYGQFKPAQRSIVSDFISSLPAFSSSKPSVAGWWKTTEKYYRLAAKTRKLSSLPSLSLGKQILDESYSMGKSLSEAQIKQLAAKGGQSNAVNVVLTASDVTVDGFCMSRCGTHGYSRSSKSHKFAYIWVGNSETQCPGQCAWPFHQPIYGPQSPPLVAPNGDVGIDGMVINLASLLAGTATNPFGNGFYQGATDAPLEAASACPGVYGKGAYPGYAGDLLVDPATGASYNAHGTNGRKYLVPALFDPATSSCSTLV, encoded by the coding sequence ATGGCTTCGTTTGTTTTACAGTTTGTCCCGCAGCTTGTCGTTCTGATCTCTCTCTTCCATCTGTCCATGGCTGCCAGAAACCTCGAGCAACTGGTTCAGGACCAGACAAGCTCCACCTTGCGATACCACAATGGCCCCCTTCTCTACGGCAAAATCTCTGTTAATCTCATCTGGTACGGCCAGTTCAAGCCTGCCCAGCGATCCATCGTCTCCGATTTCATCAGCTCGCTGCctgctttttcttcttccaagccTTCGGTCGCAGGGTGGTGGAAGACCACGGAGAAGTACTACCGCCTCGCTGCCAAGACCCGGAAGCTCTCCTCGTTGCCCTCCCTGTCTCTAGGAAAGCAAATTCTGGATGAGAGCTATTCAATGGGAAAATCCCTCTCGGAGGCTCAGATCAAACAATTGGCGGCGAAAGGGGGCCAGTCCAACGCCGTTAACGTCGTTCTCACCGCCTCCGATGTCACTGTCGACGGATTCTGCATGAGCCGGTGCGGGACCCACGGATATTCCCGGAGCAGCAAATCCCACAAGTTCGCGTACATCTGGGTCGGGAACTCGGAGACGCAGTGCCCGGGTCAGTGCGCCTGGCCGTTCCACCAGCCGATCTACGGCCCGCAGAGCCCCCCGCTGGTGGCCCCCAACGGCGACGTCGGTATAGACGGGATGGTGATCAACCTGGCCAGCCTCCTTGCCGGAACCGCAACAAACCCTTTCGGAAATGGGTTCTACCAGGGCGCCACCGATGCCCCGCTGGAGGCCGCGTCTGCTTGTCCGGGAGTATACGGCAAGGGGGCCTATCCTGGCTACGCCGGCGACCTTCTGGTGGATCCGGCGACGGGAGCTAGCTACAACGCGCATGGCACTAATGGGAGGAAGTACTTGGTTCCGGCGTTGTTCGATCCGGCAACGTCTTCTTGCTCCACACTGGTTTAA
- the LOC127808477 gene encoding protein PHOSPHATE-INDUCED 1-like, protein MASFASQLVPQLLLLISLFHFSLAARSLDQLVQEQPSSTFRYHNGPLLYGKISVNLIWYGKFKPAQRSIVSDFITSLSSSSSSKPSVAGWWKTTEKYYRLAAKTKKLASTPSLSLGKQILDEGYSMGKSLSDAQIKQLAAKGGNMYAVNVVLTASDVVVGGFCMSRCGTHGSSGSGKSHKFAYIWVGNSETQCPGQCAWPFHQPIYGPQSPPLVAPNGDVGVDGMVINLASLLAGTATNPFGNGFYQGSADAPLEAASACPGVYAKGAYPGYAGELLVDPATRASYNAHGANGRKYLVPALYDPATSSCSTLV, encoded by the coding sequence ATGGCTTCGTTTGCTTCACAGTTGGTCCCGCAGCTTCTCCttctcatctctctcttccATTTCTCACTCGCTGCCAGAAGCCTCGACCAGTTGGTTCAGGAGCAGCCAAGCTCCACCTTTCGATACCACAATGGCCCCCTTCTCTACGGAAAAATCTCTGTTAATCTCATCTGGTATGGCAAGTTCAAGCCTGCCCAGCGATCCATCGTCTCCGATTTCATCACATCGCTGTCCTCTTCTTCGTCTTCCAAGCCCTCCGTCGCCGGCTGGTGGAAGACCACCGAGAAGTACTACCGCCTCGCCGCCAAGACCAAGAAGCTCGCCTCCACCCCTTCCCTGTCTCTGGGAAAGCAAATTCTGGACGAGGGCTATTCAATGGGGAAATCTCTCTCAGATGCCCAGATCAAACAGTTGGCGGCAAAGGGCGGGAACATGTACGCCGTTAACGTCGTTCTCACCGCTTCCGACGTCGTCGTCGGTGGATTTTGCATGAGCCGGTGCGGAACCCACGGATCTTCCGGGAGCGGAAAATCCCACAAGTTCGCGTACATCTGGGTCGGGAACTCGGAGACTCAGTGCCCGGGTCAGTGCGCCTGGCCGTTCCACCAGCCGATCTACGGCCCGCAGAGTCCGCCGCTGGTGGCCCCCAATGGCGACGTAGGAGTCGACGGGATGGTGATCAACCTTGCCAGCCTCCTGGCCGGAACCGCCACGAACCCGTTTGGAAATGGGTTCTACCAGGGCTCCGCCGATGCGCCACTGGAGGCGGCGTCAGCTTGTCCCGGAGTTTATGCAAAAGGGGCTTATCCCGGCTACGCCGGCGAATTGTTGGTGGATCCGGCGACAAGAGCTAGCTACAACGCGCATGGCGCTAATGGGAGGAAGTACTTGGTTCCGGCGTTGTACGATCCGGCGACGTCTTCTTGCTCCACTCTGGTGTGA
- the LOC127808475 gene encoding protein PHOSPHATE-INDUCED 1-like encodes MASSSLFSCLLITTLVILSSLFCSASAARKLNGSTQAPQPPPFMYHNGPLLAGKVSVNLLWYGTFTPSQRAIISDFVASLSSGKEQPSVAAWWKTTQNYYRVIASRKLSSSSPALSIGSHILDYGYSLGKSLTTQKIEQLAAKGSPKNTINVVLTSSDVTVDGFCLSRCGTHGSARNRKNRRFAFIWVGNSDTQCPGQCAWPFHQPIYGPQGPPLVAPNNDVGADGMVINLAGLLAETATNPFGNGYYQGSAEAPLEAASACAGIFGKGAYPGYPGELLVDRATGASYNAHGVNGRKFLVPALFDPATSSCSTLV; translated from the coding sequence ATGGCTTCATCTTCTCTGTTCTCCTGTCTTCTAATCACGACACTGGTTATTCTGTCTTCTCTGTTCTGTTCAGCATCTGCAGCCAGGAAGCTGAACGGGTCGACCCAGGCTCCGCAACCGCCGCCATTTATGTACCACAACGGCCCCCTTCTCGCCGGCAAGGTCTCCGTCAATCTCCTCTGGTACGGCACCTTCACCCCCTCCCAACGAGCCATTATCTCCGATTTCGTTGCCTCACTTTCCTCCGGCAAGGAGCAGCCGTCGGTCGCTGCCTGGTGGAAGACCACCCAGAACTACTATCGCGTCATCGCCTCCCGGAAGCTATCTTCGTCCTCTCCGGCACTGTCCATCGGCAGCCATATCCTTGACTACGGCTACTCGCTCGGTAAATCACTTACCACCCAGAAGATTGAACAGTTGGCGGCGAAGGGATCGCCGAAGAACACGATCAACGTCGTCCTGACGTCGTCGGATGTCACCGTCGACGGGTTCTGCTTAAGCCGGTGCGGGACCCACGGGTCGGCCCGAAATAGAAAGAATCGCCGGTTCGCGTTCATCTGGGTGGGGAACTCGGACACTCAGTGCCCGGGTCAGTGCGCCTGGCCGTTTCACCAGCCGATCTACGGCCCGCAGGGCCCACCGCTGGTGGCGCCGAACAACGACGTCGGCGCAGACGGGATGGTGATCAACCTGGCTGGGCTCCTGGCAGAGACGGCGACAAACCCGTTTGGCAACGGCTACTATCAGGGCTCTGCCGAGGCACCGCTGGAGGCTGCTTCGGCTTGCGCCGGGATTTTTGGCAAGGGAGCTTACCCCGGCTACCCCGGGGAGCTGTTGGTGGATCGGGCCACCGGTGCGAGCTACAATGCGCATGGTGTTAACGGGAGGAAGTTCCTGGTTCCGGCTTTGTTTGATCCTGCAACATCATCATGTTCCACTCTTGTTTGA
- the LOC127808476 gene encoding protein PHOSPHATE-INDUCED 1-like encodes MASFASQLVPQLLLLISLFHFSLAARSLDQLVQDQPSSTFRYHNGPLLYGKISVNLIWYGKFKPAQRSIVSDFITSLSSSSSSKPSVAGWWKTTEKYYRLAAKTKKLASTPSLSLGKQILDEGYSMGKSLSDAQIKQLAAKGGNMYAVNVVLTASDVVVGGFCMSRCGTHGSSGSGKSHKFAYIWVGNSETQCPGQCAWPFHQPIYGPQSPPLVAPNGDVGVDGMVINLASLLAGTATNPFGNGFYQGSADAPLEAASACPGVYAKGAYPGYAGNLLVDPATRASYNAHGANGRKYLVPALYDPTTSSCSTLV; translated from the coding sequence ATGGCTTCGTTTGCTTCACAGTTGGTCCCGCAGCTTCTCCttctcatctctctcttccATTTCTCACTCGCTGCCAGAAGCCTCGACCAGTTGGTTCAGGACCAGCCAAGCTCCACCTTTCGATACCACAATGGCCCCCTTCTCTACGGAAAAATCTCTGTTAATCTCATCTGGTATGGCAAGTTCAAGCCTGCCCAGCGATCCATCGTCTCCGATTTCATCACATCGCTGTCCTCTTCTTCGTCTTCCAAGCCCTCCGTCGCCGGCTGGTGGAAGACCACCGAGAAGTACTACCGCCTCGCCGCCAAGACCAAGAAGCTCGCCTCCACCCCTTCCCTGTCTCTGGGAAAGCAAATTCTGGACGAGGGCTATTCAATGGGGAAATCTCTCTCAGATGCCCAGATCAAACAGTTGGCGGCAAAGGGCGGGAACATGTACGCCGTTAACGTCGTTCTCACCGCTTCCGACGTCGTCGTCGGCGGATTTTGCATGAGCCGGTGCGGAACCCACGGATCTTCCGGGAGCGGAAAATCCCACAAGTTCGCGTACATCTGGGTCGGGAACTCGGAGACTCAGTGCCCGGGTCAGTGCGCCTGGCCGTTCCACCAGCCGATCTACGGCCCTCAGAGCCCGCCGCTGGTGGCCCCCAACGGCGACGTAGGAGTCGACGGGATGGTGATCAACCTTGCCAGCCTCCTCGCCGGAACTGCCACGAACCCGTTTGGAAATGGGTTCTACCAGGGCTCCGCCGATGCGCCACTGGAGGCGGCGTCAGCTTGTCCCGGAGTTTACGCAAAAGGGGCTTATCCCGGCTACGCCGGCAACTTGTTGGTGGATCCGGCAACGAGAGCTAGCTACAACGCGCATGGCGCCAATGGGAGGAAGTACTTGGTTCCGGCGTTGTACGATCCGACGACGTCTTCTTGCTCCACTCTGGTGTGA